In a genomic window of Streptomyces koelreuteriae:
- a CDS encoding ATP-grasp domain-containing protein → MAHLLVVESWVGSMSRLLPRAIRENGHAFTFLTRDLHHYLRSAPEGTAHPLLGARHVITADTNDIEALLPEVERLHGVLGFDGVVTSCDYYLPAVARIAERLGLPGPGPEAVHHACRKDATRRVLGDAGVPGPRFAVREEWADLARAARDIGYPLVVKPVDLCAGMYVRRVDDEAQLAAACRALADFPVNARGQRRTPAVLLEELLDGPEVSVETVSYAGAVHVVGVTDKSVGGAPAFVETGHMFPADLTPADAEAAEHTALAALKALGLTDGVVAHTEIKLTSAGPRVVEVNPRPAGNRITELVRHVTGIDLAAAFVDVALGRAPDLRHTDTGLRSAAIGFLVPDSSGTLEALDDEGVSDLPGVLEVQLAEPGRAVQAAGSNNEYLGHVMAGDPDGPGARARVETLLDGLRTGLVIR, encoded by the coding sequence GTGGCTCATCTGTTGGTGGTCGAGAGCTGGGTCGGGTCCATGAGCCGGCTGCTGCCGCGGGCGATCCGGGAGAACGGGCACGCCTTCACGTTCCTCACTCGTGACCTGCACCACTATCTGCGCTCGGCCCCGGAGGGAACGGCCCATCCGCTGCTCGGCGCCCGTCATGTCATCACCGCCGACACCAACGACATCGAGGCGCTGCTGCCCGAGGTCGAGCGGCTGCACGGGGTGCTCGGCTTCGACGGGGTCGTCACGTCCTGCGACTACTACCTGCCGGCCGTGGCGCGGATCGCGGAGCGCCTCGGCCTGCCCGGGCCCGGCCCCGAGGCGGTCCACCACGCCTGCCGCAAGGACGCCACCCGCCGCGTCCTCGGCGACGCGGGCGTGCCGGGCCCGCGCTTCGCCGTCCGGGAGGAGTGGGCCGACCTCGCACGGGCCGCGCGGGACATCGGCTACCCGCTGGTCGTCAAGCCCGTCGACCTGTGCGCGGGCATGTACGTGCGCCGCGTGGACGACGAGGCCCAGCTCGCCGCCGCCTGCCGGGCCCTGGCCGACTTCCCGGTCAACGCGCGCGGACAGCGGCGGACGCCCGCGGTGCTGCTCGAAGAGCTGCTGGACGGTCCCGAGGTGAGCGTCGAGACGGTGTCGTACGCGGGCGCGGTCCATGTCGTGGGCGTGACCGACAAGAGCGTCGGCGGGGCGCCCGCCTTCGTCGAGACCGGGCACATGTTCCCCGCCGACCTGACGCCGGCCGACGCCGAGGCCGCCGAACACACCGCCCTGGCCGCCCTCAAGGCCCTCGGTCTGACCGACGGGGTCGTGGCGCACACGGAGATCAAACTGACCTCGGCCGGGCCGCGCGTGGTCGAGGTCAACCCCCGGCCCGCCGGGAACCGCATCACCGAGCTCGTCCGGCACGTCACCGGCATCGACCTCGCCGCCGCCTTCGTGGACGTCGCCCTCGGCCGCGCACCCGACCTGCGGCACACGGACACCGGGCTGCGCAGCGCGGCCATCGGCTTCCTGGTCCCGGACTCCTCGGGCACCCTCGAAGCGCTGGACGACGAGGGCGTGAGCGACCTGCCCGGTGTGCTGGAGGTCCAACTCGCCGAACCCGGCAGGGCGGTGCAGGCGGCGGGCAGCAACAACGAGTATCTGGGGCACGTCATGGCCGGCGACCCCGACGGACCCGGCGCCCGCGCACGCGTCGAGACCTTGCTGGACGGGTTGCGGACGGGGCTGGTGATCCGATGA